The proteins below are encoded in one region of Myxocyprinus asiaticus isolate MX2 ecotype Aquarium Trade chromosome 13, UBuf_Myxa_2, whole genome shotgun sequence:
- the LOC127449789 gene encoding E3 ubiquitin-protein ligase TRIM39-like, with protein MESTISLLSEKHFLCSLCEEIFSNPVTTPCGHSFCKTCLRVYWGRSGSDECPLCRRAFGSRPHLSVNRILADVTENYRKTRLTAKSKFFSMDELQDEPKNAGEVEQMIQERLQKVEKLQYSLKLLKITCLREVQESQRVFSSLLSTLEQSHKLVVDAVEQKQREAEKRVDRLVKSLEKEILDLKSEHTQPELLRLDDKERLKKSFSHIPAVMRDWSKVTLETDPCVGFTRQAVVDFMDTAMMEAKRLSKAELKRLQKYSVDVTLNHRTAHPYLYISEDRKEVRHTNKRQEVPENPKRFDRVANVMAKEALSYGRHLWEVEVGDKTEWDLGVARQSVNRKGKFTICPANGFWTLSLKNGTQYVANTFPPTSLALGHRPRKVAIYLDYGEGRVSFFCLDTGAHIHTFKDTFTDKLHPILSPGRPHGDKNTAPLIISSSCCSI; from the exons ATGGAATCAACCATCAGCCTCCTCTCCGAGAAGCACTTCCTGTGCTCTCTGTGCGAGGAAATCTTCAGCAACCCAGTTACGACGCCCTGTGGACACAGCTTTTGTAAAACATGTCTGCGTGTATACTGGGGCCGCAGTGGGTCAGATGAGTGTCCACTCTGTAGAAGGGCCTTTGGTTCCAGACCCCATCTCAGTGTTAACCGCATACTGGCAGACGTCACTGAAAACTACAGGAAAACACGTTTGACTGCTAAATCAAAGTTTTTTAGTATGGATGAACTGCAAGATGAACCT AAGAATGCAGGAGAGGTGGAACAAATGATCCAGGAGAGACTTCAGAAGGTTGAGAAACTTCAGTATTCCTTAAAGCTCTTAAAG ATCACTTGTCTCAGGGAGGTTCAGGAGAGTCAGAGGGTGTTTTCTTCTCTGTTGAGCACATTAGAGCAGAGCCATAAACTGGTAGTGGATGCAGTTGAGCAGAAACAAAGAGAGGCGGAGAAAAGAGTCGACAGACTTGTGAAAAGTCTGGAGAAAGAAATCCTTGATCTGAAAAGTGAACACACCCAGCCAGAGCTCTTACGCTTGGATGACAAGGAGCGTCTTAAAAAG AGTTTCAGTCATATACCGGCAGTGATGAGAGACTGGTCTAAAGTCACACTGGAGACTGATCCTTGCGTTGGCTTCACCAGGCAGGCAGTGGTTGACTTCATGGATACAGCCATGATGGAAGCTAAAAGACTTTCTAAAGCAG AACTGAAGagattacagaaatactcag TTGACGTTACTCTGAATCACCGGACAGCCCACCCCTATCTCTACATCTCTGAGGACAGGAAAGAGGTTAGACATACAAATAAGCGACAAGAAGTCCCAGAGAACCCTAAGAGGTTTGACCGGGTGGCCAATGTGATGGCCAAGGAAGCCCTGAGCTATGGAAGACACCTCTGGGAAGTGGAGGTCGGCGACAAGACTGAGTGGGACTTGGGCGTGGCCAGACAATCTGTCAATAGAAAGGGGAAATTCACAATATGTCCTGCCAATGGCTTCTGGACACTTAGCTTAAAGAATGGGACCCAGTATGTGGCTAACACATTCCCTCCCACTTCTCTGGCCCTTGGTCACAGGCCCAGAAAAGTGGCCATCTACCTGGACTATGGGGAGGGCCGCGTGTCTTTCTTCTGTTTGGATACTGGAGCTCATATCCACACTTTCAAAGATACTTTCACAGATAAGCTCCACCCCATCCTCAGCCCAGGACGACCTCATGGGGACAAGAACACTGCTCCTCTTATAATCAGCTCCAGCTGTTGCAGTATCTGA
- the LOC127449794 gene encoding claudin-4-like, with protein MATTGMQLLGLVLSIIGWVGGFLVCILPMWRVTAFIGNNIVTAQITWEGLWMNCIWQSTGEIQCKVYDSLLALPSDMKAARGLTVLALIICTLSLTLGVLGIKCTECVGHQSLKARLARVSGVLFVIAGFLILVPVCWTAHSIIRDFYDPYVAAPHKRELGPALYLGWGGSALLLIGGSLLYTGSNPAGIPSSPTFSSGESSPRRAGGPAQVKGYV; from the coding sequence ATGGCAACAACTGGCATGCAACTGCTAGGCTTGGTCCTGTCCATCATTGGCTGGGTGGGTGGGTTCCTGGTGTGTATCCTGCCCATGTGGAGGGTCACCGCCTTTATCGGGAACAACATCGTCACTGCGCAGATCACATGGGAGGGCCTGTGGATGAATTGTATCTGGCAGAGCACAGGGGAAATTCAATGCAAGGTGTACGACAGCTTGTTGGCTCTTCCAAGTGACATGAAGGCTGCCCGTGGTCTTACCGTGCTGGCTTTGATTATCTGCACCCTGTCACTTACACTCGGCGTTTTGGGTATCAAGTGCACCGAGTGTGTGGGCCACCAAAGCCTCAAGGCACGCTTGGCCCGAGTGTCGGGTGTGCTCTTTGTCATTGCGGGGTTCCTCATCCTTGTGCCTGTCTGCTGGACGGCCCATTCCATCATCAGGGATTTTTATGACCCGTATGTGGCAGCCCCTCACAAACGTGAGCTTGGCCCTGCTCTCTACCTGGGCTGGGGTGGATCGGCTCTGCTGTTGATCGGTGGATCGCTCCTCTATACAGGGTCAAATCCCGCCGGGATTCCTTCCTCTCCCACGTTTAGCAGCGGGGAGAGCAGCCCACGCCGAGCGGGTGGACCTGCCCAAGTCAAAGGTTATGTTTAA